The following proteins are co-located in the Desulfatitalea tepidiphila genome:
- a CDS encoding recombinase family protein, with amino-acid sequence MKAKHPGKTIAYVRVSTDKQDMENQRLEILKMANDRGLGKVRFVEETVTGRKNWRSRKLAGALEELSRDDALLVCELSRLGRSMLEIMEILSIASQAGVRVFAAKGSWALDGTIQSKLVAMCFSMAAEIERDLISQRTKAALATKRAQGVKLGRPKGPGRSKLDSKRDEIIELLELGITRKRLAEKLGTTPLNLRHWLKKRGMEALGKAKA; translated from the coding sequence ATGAAGGCAAAGCATCCGGGCAAAACCATCGCATATGTGCGGGTATCCACCGACAAACAGGATATGGAAAACCAGCGGCTCGAAATCCTCAAGATGGCCAACGATCGTGGGCTCGGCAAAGTGCGATTTGTCGAAGAGACAGTCACGGGCCGAAAAAACTGGCGCAGCCGGAAGCTGGCCGGCGCCCTGGAGGAACTGAGCCGTGACGATGCACTGCTGGTATGCGAGCTTTCGCGGCTGGGAAGGTCGATGCTCGAGATCATGGAGATTTTGAGCATCGCCTCCCAAGCCGGCGTTCGGGTGTTTGCCGCCAAGGGCAGCTGGGCCCTCGATGGAACGATTCAGTCCAAGCTGGTGGCCATGTGTTTTTCCATGGCCGCCGAAATCGAGAGGGATCTGATCTCCCAGCGCACCAAGGCGGCCCTGGCGACCAAAAGGGCCCAAGGCGTTAAACTCGGGCGGCCCAAGGGGCCGGGTCGATCCAAGCTGGATTCTAAACGCGATGAGATCATCGAGCTGCTGGAGCTGGGTATCACCCGCAAGCGCCTGGCCGAAAAGCTCGGCACGACACCGTTGAACCTGCGCCACTGGTTAAAAAAAAGAGGGATGGAGGCATTGGGCAAGGCCAAGGCGTGA
- the secG gene encoding preprotein translocase subunit SecG, whose translation MSILIVVVHVIVCIALILIVLLQTGKGADMGAAFGGGGSQTLFGATGASTFLSKATTAAAIVFMLTSLALAYMYSSPGEKRLVTDLPNQEQSQTLPAATDDNAPATEAQSTDQQPAAQEAAPAPQTPAATEEPEKN comes from the coding sequence ATGTCGATACTGATCGTAGTCGTTCATGTAATTGTTTGCATCGCGCTGATTCTCATCGTCCTGCTCCAGACCGGTAAAGGGGCGGACATGGGCGCGGCCTTCGGCGGCGGGGGCAGCCAGACGCTGTTCGGTGCCACAGGCGCCTCCACCTTTCTGAGCAAGGCGACCACCGCGGCCGCCATCGTCTTCATGCTCACCTCCCTGGCATTGGCCTACATGTACAGCAGCCCGGGTGAAAAGCGACTGGTCACCGATCTGCCAAACCAGGAACAATCCCAAACCCTGCCGGCCGCAACGGACGATAACGCTCCGGCGACAGAAGCGCAGAGCACCGATCAGCAACCCGCTGCCCAGGAAGCCGCACCGGCGCCCCAAACACCGGCAGCTACGGAGGAGCCAGAAAAGAACTGA
- the gap gene encoding type I glyceraldehyde-3-phosphate dehydrogenase, translating into MSIKLAINGFGRIGRVVFRASLKHPEIQVVAINDLTDAATMAHLLKHDSVHGKLDMEIHAEDNAIVVDGRSVAYTAVKDPAQLPWQSMGVDIVMECTGLFRDRASAAKHLTAGARKVIISAPAKEPDATIVMGVNHTTYDPKQHHVISNASCTTNCLAPVAKVLMEKFGIQNGLMTTIHSYTGDQRLLDFPHKDLRRARAAALSMIPTTTGAAKAVALVLPELTGKLNGLAIRVPTPNVSLVDVVVNVNKSGVTVTDVNDALKAAAEGELAGILGFSDLPLVSSDFNGSTLSSIVDADNTYAIDQMVKVLSWYDNETGYSHRMVDLAAMIGKTL; encoded by the coding sequence ATGAGCATCAAGTTAGCAATCAATGGATTTGGCAGGATCGGCCGGGTAGTCTTCAGGGCGTCCTTGAAACATCCCGAAATCCAAGTCGTGGCCATCAATGACCTGACCGACGCCGCCACCATGGCCCACCTGCTCAAGCACGATTCGGTCCACGGCAAGCTCGACATGGAGATCCACGCAGAGGACAACGCCATCGTGGTGGACGGACGCAGCGTCGCCTACACGGCCGTGAAGGATCCTGCCCAACTGCCGTGGCAGTCGATGGGTGTGGACATCGTCATGGAGTGTACCGGCCTTTTCCGGGACCGGGCCAGTGCCGCCAAACACCTTACCGCCGGCGCCCGCAAGGTCATCATTTCAGCCCCGGCCAAAGAACCGGACGCCACCATCGTCATGGGCGTCAACCACACCACCTATGATCCCAAACAACATCACGTGATCTCCAATGCATCCTGCACCACCAACTGCCTGGCCCCGGTGGCCAAGGTGTTGATGGAAAAGTTCGGTATCCAGAACGGTCTCATGACCACCATCCACTCCTATACCGGCGATCAGCGGCTGCTCGACTTTCCCCATAAAGATCTCCGCCGGGCCCGTGCCGCAGCCCTTTCCATGATCCCTACTACCACCGGCGCGGCCAAGGCGGTCGCCCTGGTCCTGCCCGAACTGACCGGAAAGCTCAACGGCCTGGCCATACGCGTTCCCACTCCCAACGTCTCTTTGGTCGACGTGGTGGTGAACGTCAACAAGAGCGGCGTCACCGTAACGGATGTCAACGACGCCTTGAAAGCCGCAGCCGAAGGCGAACTGGCCGGCATCCTGGGATTCAGTGACTTGCCCCTGGTTTCGTCCGACTTCAACGGCAGCACCCTCTCTTCCATAGTCGATGCGGACAACACTTATGCCATCGATCAGATGGTCAAGGTTCTTTCGTGGTACGACAACGAAACAGGGTACTCTCATCGCATGGTGGACCTGGCCGCCATGATCGGCAAGACGCTGTAA
- a CDS encoding tyrosine-type recombinase/integrase yields MPWRKYSSKEGKFGSVYHVAKGIQVRKDQRGKWTVYATKNGLRKNKTIGDGRPGLVAAIKAAEAIAAKIDKLVPAGEIKPHEKSKGPPFKDYSRQWLVGNTARWSPYTQERYEQIFRLHIWPHAIFKKHLAEIGRKEIKVFLKELARTMSPATIEAVHGVISGVYNEAMDDELVSGNPSAGLLKSILPPKNRRDLKAPDPFSRSELEHFLAHAQRIATPTEVMILKMMAFAGLRLGEALAMRAEHFNPSRRTYYVAQSYKCREFGRPKAGKTRLIDLPDFLVADLQVYCQLLKKDSLKEGRGGRIDLLFVDPTEQGNWPYSQRKVLYLMKRVCNAAALRVRNPHDLRHTYATLLLTAHRSPGYVQKQLGHSSISITMDVYCHWLPGEGRDGLEEALVGEKGVPNRVPNMHIFAYDDKGPR; encoded by the coding sequence ATGCCCTGGCGCAAATACAGTTCCAAGGAAGGTAAGTTCGGTTCCGTCTATCACGTGGCCAAAGGCATTCAGGTTCGCAAAGACCAGCGGGGCAAGTGGACCGTATATGCCACCAAAAACGGGCTGCGCAAGAACAAGACCATCGGGGACGGACGGCCTGGACTCGTTGCGGCGATCAAGGCCGCCGAAGCGATCGCGGCCAAGATCGATAAGCTGGTCCCGGCCGGAGAGATTAAACCCCATGAAAAATCCAAAGGCCCGCCCTTTAAAGATTACAGCCGGCAGTGGCTGGTCGGAAACACGGCCCGCTGGTCCCCTTACACCCAGGAGCGCTATGAGCAGATTTTCAGGCTGCACATTTGGCCACATGCGATTTTTAAAAAGCACCTGGCCGAAATCGGACGCAAGGAGATCAAGGTGTTCTTAAAGGAGCTTGCCCGTACCATGTCGCCGGCGACCATCGAAGCCGTACATGGCGTGATCAGCGGGGTGTACAACGAGGCGATGGATGACGAACTGGTCAGCGGCAATCCCAGCGCCGGTTTGCTTAAGTCGATTTTGCCGCCGAAAAACCGCCGCGATCTCAAAGCCCCCGATCCGTTTTCACGCAGCGAGCTGGAGCATTTTCTTGCCCACGCCCAAAGGATCGCAACCCCCACCGAGGTGATGATCCTCAAAATGATGGCCTTTGCCGGCTTGCGGCTGGGGGAGGCGCTGGCCATGCGCGCCGAGCATTTCAACCCGTCACGGCGCACGTATTACGTGGCCCAAAGCTATAAGTGCCGCGAGTTTGGCCGGCCCAAGGCTGGCAAGACCCGTTTGATCGATCTGCCCGATTTTTTGGTCGCCGATCTTCAAGTCTATTGCCAGCTGCTAAAAAAGGATAGCCTCAAAGAGGGCAGGGGAGGGCGCATCGATCTGTTGTTCGTCGATCCTACCGAACAAGGTAACTGGCCGTATTCCCAGCGTAAGGTGCTTTATCTGATGAAAAGGGTCTGCAACGCCGCCGCCCTGCGGGTGCGCAACCCCCACGATTTGAGACACACCTATGCAACCCTGCTTTTGACCGCGCACCGCAGCCCCGGCTATGTCCAAAAACAGCTCGGCCACAGCTCGATTTCGATTACCATGGATGTCTACTGCCACTGGCTGCCGGGGGAGGGAAGAGACGGTTTGGAAGAAGCATTGGTGGGAGAAAAAGGTGTACCAAATCGTGTACCAAATATGCATATTTTTGCATATGACGACAAAGGGCCCCGGTAA
- the tpiA gene encoding triose-phosphate isomerase: MSNRRPLIAGNWKMHKTGKEAVEAAKALKALVAGVTSVEVMIAPTFTTLAQVSAEIATSPIALGAQNMHWEPKGAFTGEIAADMLVDAGCRYVILGHSERRQFFGETDQTVNKKIRAAVQSGLSPVFCIGESEAEREAGQTFSVLDKQIRKGLESFVLQDLQALVVAYEPVWAIGTGKTATKEQAQEVHAHLRAELGQMFGADFAQRMRILYGGSVKPSNVKELMAMPDVDGALVGGASLDPETFSQLVHYQS, from the coding sequence ATGTCCAACCGCCGCCCTCTCATCGCCGGTAATTGGAAAATGCATAAGACCGGCAAGGAAGCCGTCGAGGCCGCAAAAGCACTGAAAGCACTGGTGGCCGGCGTCACCTCGGTGGAAGTGATGATCGCACCGACCTTTACCACACTGGCCCAGGTATCGGCCGAAATCGCGACCAGCCCAATCGCATTGGGCGCCCAGAACATGCACTGGGAACCCAAAGGCGCTTTCACGGGTGAAATAGCCGCCGACATGCTGGTGGACGCCGGGTGCCGTTATGTGATCCTGGGCCACTCGGAACGCCGCCAGTTCTTTGGAGAGACCGACCAGACCGTCAACAAAAAAATCCGGGCCGCCGTCCAGTCTGGTTTGAGCCCTGTGTTCTGTATCGGTGAAAGTGAAGCCGAGCGAGAAGCCGGACAGACATTTTCTGTACTTGACAAACAGATCCGAAAAGGTTTAGAGAGCTTTGTTTTACAGGATCTGCAGGCCCTTGTGGTGGCCTACGAGCCGGTCTGGGCCATCGGTACCGGCAAGACCGCCACCAAGGAACAGGCCCAGGAAGTCCATGCCCATCTCCGCGCCGAACTCGGGCAGATGTTCGGTGCCGATTTTGCCCAGCGCATGCGGATCCTATACGGTGGAAGCGTCAAACCTTCCAACGTGAAAGAGTTGATGGCCATGCCGGATGTGGACGGTGCGCTGGTGGGTGGCGCCAGCCTCGATCCGGAAACTTTCAGCCAGCTGGTTCATTACCAAAGCTGA